One part of the Oceanihabitans sp. IOP_32 genome encodes these proteins:
- a CDS encoding YraN family protein yields the protein MAKHNELGKKGEQLAVDFLLKNKYDIIERNYRFDKAEVDIIAQKKDILAIIEVKTRSTTDFGNPQDFVKPKQIQRLVKAVDEYVNSKDLDVEVRFDIIAIVKEPNSFKIEHLENAFYHF from the coding sequence ATGGCAAAACATAACGAACTTGGAAAAAAGGGCGAACAACTCGCAGTAGATTTTCTGTTGAAAAACAAATACGACATTATTGAGCGTAACTATCGTTTTGATAAAGCTGAAGTTGATATTATTGCTCAAAAAAAAGATATACTCGCCATTATTGAAGTTAAAACCCGATCGACAACCGATTTTGGAAATCCGCAAGATTTTGTAAAACCCAAACAAATACAACGACTCGTAAAAGCAGTAGATGAGTATGTAAACTCTAAAGATTTAGACGTGGAAGTACGTTTTGATATTATTGCCATTGTTAAAGAACCAAACAGCTTTAAAATTGAGCACCTAGAAAATGCTTTTTATCATTTTTAA
- a CDS encoding TlpA family protein disulfide reductase, translating to MLKLFLALILILPNMLFGQHTIKGKFTPAQSYNMALLYRVTPTVSKYVTNAEIKNGLLEFKLDSTIKKGIFKIVYAIPQEDYNFDIIYNGKENIEFTFNSETGVKFQSSSENKLLASYTNSMSMITHSIGNFYREESKDSLTLNSIFKTQREAQASYEALAKGTIALEFIKANRPYIPKTFEDVETYVKHLKKHYFDHVDFNNDILQSSDFFQERMLNYIFGLSQDNEDEITNYKKNIDAFCQAMTKAPNETKRVLLIDLWQQMIDLGLEEVANYISEKHLINIAKKLNDTDLVRDLTVFKNTSIGNKAPDFSFEITSASNKITKKLSELLSAEHYVIVFWSSTCGHCLDEIPELQKFIKTVNASKLKVLAIGLENEPTAWKSLIKNYSEFTHIYGEGKWDNKIGNAYGVYQTPTYFILNRDKEIVAKPYDFEALKSFFEVE from the coding sequence ATGTTGAAATTATTTCTTGCCTTAATCTTAATATTGCCAAATATGCTTTTTGGTCAACATACTATAAAAGGTAAGTTTACACCTGCGCAATCCTATAATATGGCTTTGTTATACCGAGTAACACCAACGGTTTCAAAGTATGTTACAAATGCCGAAATTAAAAATGGACTATTAGAATTTAAACTGGATTCTACTATAAAAAAAGGCATATTTAAAATTGTATACGCTATTCCGCAAGAAGATTATAATTTTGATATTATTTACAACGGAAAAGAAAATATAGAATTCACATTCAACTCAGAAACTGGTGTTAAATTTCAATCCTCATCAGAAAATAAATTACTAGCGTCTTATACTAATAGTATGTCAATGATAACGCATAGTATCGGTAATTTTTACAGAGAAGAAAGCAAAGATTCCCTAACTCTTAACTCTATTTTTAAAACGCAGCGCGAAGCCCAAGCGAGCTACGAAGCCCTAGCGAAAGGGACTATAGCACTAGAATTTATAAAAGCAAACCGGCCTTATATTCCTAAAACATTCGAAGATGTAGAAACCTATGTAAAACATTTAAAAAAGCATTATTTTGATCATGTTGATTTTAATAACGACATTTTACAGAGTTCAGATTTCTTTCAAGAGCGAATGCTAAATTATATATTTGGTTTATCGCAGGATAACGAAGATGAAATCACTAATTACAAAAAGAATATCGACGCTTTTTGCCAGGCCATGACAAAGGCTCCAAATGAAACAAAACGGGTCTTGCTAATCGATTTATGGCAACAAATGATTGATCTAGGTTTAGAGGAGGTTGCAAATTATATTTCTGAAAAGCATTTAATTAACATTGCAAAAAAATTAAACGATACCGATTTAGTTAGGGATTTAACCGTGTTTAAAAACACTTCAATTGGAAATAAAGCCCCAGATTTCTCTTTTGAGATTACAAGCGCATCAAATAAAATCACTAAAAAATTAAGTGAGTTACTTTCAGCCGAACATTACGTGATTGTTTTTTGGAGTAGTACCTGCGGGCATTGTTTAGACGAGATTCCGGAATTGCAAAAGTTCATAAAAACAGTAAATGCCAGCAAGCTAAAAGTGCTAGCTATTGGGCTAGAAAATGAACCTACGGCATGGAAGAGTTTAATCAAAAATTATTCCGAATTCACACATATTTATGGCGAAGGTAAATGGGATAATAAAATTGGTAACGCTTATGGAGTTTATCAAACACCAACCTATTTTATTTTAAATAGAGATAAAGAAATTGTGGCTAAGCCATACGATTTTGAGGCTTTAAAATCATTTTTTGAAGTTGAGTAG
- the mfd gene encoding transcription-repair coupling factor, with product MQNLQTAIAKNKPLDPAQDQSKIHLKGLVGSSFSFVISNVFKQSKNPFLIIFNDKEEAAHYLNDLEQLCNPKDVLFYPGSYRRPYQIEETDNANVLLRAEVLNRINSQKKPAIIVTYPDALFEKVVTRKELERNTLKVALNDKISIDFVNEVLFEYQFKRVDFVTEPGEFSVRGGIVDVFSFSHDKPYRMEFFGDEVDSIRTFDVETQLSLEQIKKINIIPNVANKLLNENRQSFLKYIAQKTVVCFKNTDLFFARIDDFYEKAQDAFKSLDSELKHAKPEALFTNSVLLKKQLLDFSLLEFGSTSVFRNKGMASETKQSVSFAETSASQTSRNEVKEISFNTTPQPSFNKQFNLLIEDLNTNHEKGYTNYIACVSEQQAKRFHDIFDDSNLDVKQYQTIILSLYQGFIDHDSKIVCYTDHQIFERYHKFHVKNGFAKKQAITLKELTNLDIGDYVTHIDHGIGRFGGLQKIDVEGKKQEAIKLVYGERDILYLSIHSLHKITKFNGKDGKAPKIYKLGSNAWKTLKQKTKARVKHVAFNLIKLYAKRKTEKGYQYNPDSYMQHELEASFIYEDTPDQSTATADVKADMESTRPMDRLVCGDVGFGKTEVAIRAAFKAVDNGKQVAVLVPTTVLAYQHSRTFKSRLKDFPVTVDYVNRFRTAKEKRETLEGLENGNVDIIIGTHQLVNKNVKFKDLGLLIVDEEQKFGVAVKEKLKTLKDNVDVLTLTATPIPRTLQFSLMAARDLSVITTPPPNRYPIESHVIRFNEETIRDAVSYEIERGGQIFFIHNRIENIKEVAGMLQRLVPDAKIGIGHGQMEGKKLEELMLSFMDGAFDVLVSTTIVESGLDVPNANTIFINNANNFGLSDLHQMRGRVGRSNKKAFCYFITPEYSAMTDDARKRITALEQFTELGSGFNIAMKDLEIRGAGDLLGGEQSGFINEIGFDTYQKILNEAIEELKENEFKDLYDEDETDKVYVKEVTIDTDFELLFPDDYVNNIAERLNLYTQLNQLKTEVDLQKFESNLIDRFGELPSPVVDLLDSVKIKWMATTLGFEKVIMKKGKFIGYFITDQQSKFYQSDSFTKVLKFVQSNPNICKIKEKQTRNGLRLLLTFDAVKTVQQALAILKPITA from the coding sequence ATGCAAAATCTGCAAACTGCCATTGCCAAAAACAAACCTTTAGATCCTGCACAAGACCAGTCTAAAATACATTTAAAAGGACTTGTAGGATCGTCTTTTTCTTTCGTGATATCGAATGTTTTTAAACAAAGTAAGAATCCTTTTTTAATTATTTTTAACGATAAAGAAGAAGCGGCACACTACCTAAACGATTTAGAGCAATTGTGTAACCCAAAAGATGTGTTGTTTTATCCAGGTAGTTACCGCAGGCCTTATCAAATTGAAGAAACCGATAATGCTAATGTACTGCTTCGTGCCGAGGTGTTAAACCGTATTAACTCTCAAAAAAAACCAGCCATAATTGTAACTTATCCCGATGCGCTGTTTGAGAAGGTAGTCACTAGGAAAGAGTTGGAGCGTAATACATTAAAAGTCGCGCTAAACGATAAAATATCTATAGATTTTGTAAACGAAGTTTTATTTGAATATCAATTTAAACGTGTCGATTTTGTAACCGAACCTGGTGAGTTCTCAGTGCGTGGTGGTATTGTAGATGTATTTTCATTTTCGCACGACAAGCCATATCGCATGGAATTTTTTGGTGATGAGGTCGATAGCATTCGAACTTTCGATGTAGAAACCCAGCTTTCTTTAGAGCAAATAAAGAAAATTAATATCATCCCCAATGTTGCCAATAAATTACTAAACGAAAACCGCCAAAGTTTTCTAAAATATATCGCTCAGAAAACAGTTGTCTGTTTTAAAAACACCGATTTGTTCTTTGCGCGAATAGACGATTTTTATGAAAAAGCCCAAGACGCTTTCAAATCACTCGACTCCGAATTAAAACACGCGAAACCAGAAGCCCTATTCACGAATTCAGTTTTACTAAAAAAACAATTATTAGATTTTTCTTTACTAGAATTTGGAAGCACATCTGTTTTTAGAAACAAAGGCATGGCTAGCGAAACGAAACAATCTGTTTCATTTGCAGAGACTAGTGCGTCGCAAACGTCTCGTAACGAGGTAAAAGAAATATCTTTTAATACCACACCACAGCCTTCATTCAATAAGCAGTTTAATCTTTTAATAGAAGATTTAAATACGAATCATGAAAAGGGCTACACCAATTATATTGCTTGTGTAAGCGAGCAGCAAGCTAAACGCTTTCACGATATTTTCGACGATTCTAATCTTGACGTTAAGCAGTATCAAACTATTATTTTATCCTTATATCAGGGTTTTATAGATCACGACAGTAAAATCGTGTGTTATACCGACCATCAAATTTTTGAGCGTTATCATAAATTTCATGTTAAAAATGGTTTTGCCAAAAAACAAGCCATCACTTTAAAGGAGCTTACTAATTTAGATATTGGCGATTATGTTACGCATATCGATCACGGTATAGGACGCTTTGGTGGGCTTCAAAAAATTGATGTTGAAGGCAAAAAACAAGAGGCCATAAAATTGGTTTACGGGGAGCGGGATATATTATATTTAAGCATTCATTCCTTACACAAAATCACTAAGTTTAACGGTAAAGATGGTAAGGCTCCAAAAATTTATAAATTGGGCAGTAATGCCTGGAAAACCCTAAAACAAAAAACAAAAGCACGTGTTAAACATGTGGCTTTTAATTTGATAAAACTTTACGCCAAACGTAAAACCGAAAAGGGCTACCAATACAATCCAGATAGTTATATGCAACACGAGTTGGAGGCGTCTTTTATTTATGAAGACACACCCGACCAAAGCACAGCTACCGCCGATGTAAAGGCAGATATGGAAAGCACGCGCCCAATGGATCGGTTAGTTTGTGGCGATGTGGGATTTGGTAAAACCGAAGTGGCTATTCGCGCCGCATTTAAAGCCGTCGATAACGGGAAACAAGTTGCTGTATTAGTGCCAACAACCGTACTCGCCTATCAGCATTCCAGAACATTTAAATCGCGTTTAAAAGACTTTCCAGTTACCGTAGATTATGTAAACCGCTTTAGAACAGCCAAAGAAAAACGAGAGACTTTAGAGGGTTTAGAGAACGGAAACGTCGATATTATTATTGGCACGCACCAATTGGTAAACAAAAATGTAAAGTTTAAAGATTTAGGATTGCTTATCGTAGACGAAGAACAAAAATTTGGCGTTGCCGTAAAAGAAAAGCTAAAGACCTTAAAAGACAACGTCGATGTGTTAACCCTTACCGCTACTCCAATACCGCGTACCTTACAATTTAGTTTAATGGCAGCACGAGATTTATCGGTCATTACAACACCGCCCCCAAATCGATACCCTATAGAGAGTCATGTTATTCGTTTTAACGAAGAAACCATTCGTGATGCAGTAAGTTATGAGATTGAGCGTGGCGGACAAATATTCTTTATTCATAATCGTATAGAAAACATAAAAGAAGTGGCTGGCATGTTGCAACGTCTAGTGCCCGATGCTAAAATTGGTATTGGTCATGGGCAAATGGAGGGTAAAAAACTTGAAGAACTCATGCTGTCTTTTATGGATGGTGCTTTTGATGTTTTAGTGAGTACCACCATTGTAGAAAGTGGCCTTGATGTGCCAAATGCCAACACGATTTTTATTAATAATGCCAATAATTTTGGTTTGAGTGATTTGCACCAAATGCGTGGTCGTGTTGGTAGAAGCAATAAAAAGGCCTTTTGTTACTTTATAACTCCAGAGTATTCTGCAATGACCGATGATGCTAGAAAACGCATCACGGCCTTAGAGCAATTTACAGAGTTGGGTAGCGGTTTTAATATCGCTATGAAAGATTTAGAAATTCGAGGGGCAGGCGATCTACTTGGTGGCGAACAAAGTGGTTTTATAAATGAAATAGGATTTGATACCTATCAAAAAATACTTAATGAAGCCATTGAAGAACTTAAAGAAAACGAGTTTAAAGATCTTTACGATGAAGATGAAACCGATAAAGTGTATGTAAAAGAGGTAACTATAGACACCGATTTCGAGCTGCTTTTCCCAGACGATTATGTAAATAATATAGCAGAACGATTAAATTTATATACCCAACTTAATCAGTTAAAGACCGAAGTCGATTTGCAAAAGTTTGAATCGAACCTCATAGATCGTTTTGGAGAATTACCATCACCAGTAGTCGATTTGTTAGATAGCGTTAAGATAAAATGGATGGCTACAACATTAGGATTCGAAAAAGTTATTATGAAAAAAGGTAAATTTATTGGGTATTTTATAACCGATCAACAAAGTAAATTTTACCAAAGTGATAGTTTTACTAAAGTACTTAAATTTGTACAATCAAACCCTAATATTTGTAAGATAAAAGAAAAGCAAACTCGAAATGGTTTAAGGTTATTGCTTACTTTTGATGCAGTTAAAACAGTACAGCAAGCCTTGGCGATTTTAAAACCCATTACGGCTTAA
- the pyk gene encoding pyruvate kinase, translated as MLIRKKTKIVATLGPATSTKETLKAMLEEGVDVFRINFSHADYKDVEARIKMIRELNDELGYSAAILGDLQGPKLRVGVMKEDVVVQEGDEIIFATGKRFEGTKERVFMTYERFPQDAKPGERILLDDGKLIFEVVSTNKTTEVKARVIQGGPLKSKKGVNLPNTAISQPALTEKDVEDAIFAIGQEVDWLALSFVRHAEDLLKLRDLIKEHSKHKIPIIAKIEKPEAVKNIDKIISHCDGLMVARGDLGVEVPAEEVPLIQKELVFRAKKARIPVIIATQMMETMISSLTPTRAEVNDVANSVMDGADAVMLSGETSIGSYPVQVIRQMANILKSVENSDLIKVPELPPHIRTKRYITKSICYHAAIMANEINAKAISTLTNSGYTAFQISAWRPSSHILVFTSNKRILTQLSLLWGVKAFHYDKFVSTDETIEDVNKIACDKGYLQTGDMHISLAAMPIKEKGMVNTLRVTEISNCCD; from the coding sequence ATGTTAATAAGAAAAAAAACCAAAATAGTAGCGACCCTGGGTCCAGCTACAAGTACTAAAGAAACGCTTAAAGCTATGCTTGAAGAAGGCGTAGATGTTTTTAGAATTAACTTTTCTCATGCCGATTATAAGGATGTTGAAGCACGTATTAAAATGATACGTGAACTCAATGACGAACTGGGCTATAGTGCCGCAATTTTAGGAGACTTACAAGGGCCAAAGCTTCGTGTAGGTGTTATGAAGGAAGATGTCGTGGTGCAAGAGGGTGATGAAATAATTTTCGCAACTGGCAAACGCTTTGAAGGTACAAAAGAGCGTGTTTTTATGACTTACGAAAGGTTTCCTCAGGACGCTAAACCTGGAGAGCGCATTTTATTAGACGATGGAAAATTAATTTTTGAGGTTGTTTCCACGAATAAAACAACCGAGGTTAAGGCACGGGTTATTCAAGGAGGACCTCTAAAATCTAAAAAAGGGGTAAATCTTCCTAATACAGCCATATCTCAGCCAGCTTTAACCGAAAAAGATGTAGAAGATGCGATATTTGCTATAGGTCAAGAGGTAGACTGGCTGGCCTTGTCTTTTGTGAGACATGCCGAAGACTTATTAAAATTGCGCGATTTAATTAAAGAGCATAGCAAACATAAAATTCCTATAATCGCTAAAATAGAAAAACCTGAAGCTGTAAAAAATATCGATAAAATTATTTCGCATTGCGATGGCCTAATGGTTGCTCGGGGTGATTTAGGCGTTGAGGTACCCGCTGAAGAAGTGCCACTTATTCAAAAAGAATTGGTGTTTCGGGCTAAAAAAGCAAGAATTCCGGTAATTATCGCTACACAAATGATGGAAACCATGATTTCTAGTCTCACACCCACTAGAGCCGAAGTTAACGACGTAGCGAACTCCGTTATGGATGGCGCAGATGCTGTGATGCTTTCTGGAGAAACATCTATTGGAAGCTACCCCGTGCAAGTTATAAGACAAATGGCAAACATTTTAAAAAGTGTAGAGAATTCAGATTTAATTAAAGTACCTGAACTGCCACCACACATCCGCACCAAACGGTACATTACAAAATCTATATGTTATCACGCCGCAATAATGGCAAACGAGATAAATGCTAAAGCCATTTCAACCCTTACCAATAGCGGTTATACGGCGTTTCAAATTTCGGCTTGGAGACCTTCATCACATATTTTAGTATTCACCTCCAACAAGCGTATTTTAACACAACTTAGTTTGCTATGGGGTGTTAAGGCCTTTCATTACGACAAATTTGTAAGTACCGACGAAACTATTGAAGATGTAAATAAAATTGCTTGCGATAAGGGATATTTACAAACTGGAGATATGCATATAAGCTTAGCGGCCATGCCAATTAAAGAAAAAGGGATGGTAAACACATTGCGAGTTACCGAAATTTCAAACTGCTGTGATTAA
- a CDS encoding IPExxxVDY family protein: MSVHKLILDDVFEEALYTLIAIHCSIEDYRLAYLLNKNLGINLVRKPRDLDCSKNGSFYSIFQWEDQKQLTTWSLVSNICNTIEASPQHNHQSLFNAEGQITKTFNLLPEHKTVNYFLKIDNDTNFYDDAYVLNKILKISKVTTAFIVDVDQLRSKDNLIFY, translated from the coding sequence ATGTCTGTACATAAACTTATTTTAGATGATGTTTTTGAAGAAGCCCTGTACACCTTAATAGCCATTCACTGTTCTATAGAAGATTATAGGTTAGCTTATCTCCTCAATAAAAATTTGGGAATAAACCTCGTAAGAAAACCTAGAGACTTAGACTGTTCTAAAAATGGTTCTTTTTATTCCATCTTCCAATGGGAAGATCAAAAACAATTAACCACCTGGAGTTTGGTATCTAATATTTGTAATACAATAGAGGCTTCTCCACAACATAATCATCAATCGTTATTTAATGCAGAAGGGCAAATAACAAAAACATTTAATCTGTTGCCAGAACACAAAACCGTAAACTATTTTCTAAAAATAGATAACGACACTAATTTTTATGATGACGCTTATGTTTTAAATAAGATTTTGAAAATTTCGAAAGTTACAACAGCTTTTATTGTGGATGTTGATCAATTAAGATCAAAAGATAATTTAATTTTTTACTAA
- a CDS encoding PepSY-like domain-containing protein — translation MKSPMKFLVLTFIMFSVSLTSFAQDKIIPASELPNEIKSYLSKHFPNNSILQAQVDKELFSTSYEVILQDNFSLEFDSKNRVTDISGKSQLPNSVIPKSILEYVKSNYPNNIILDWELDDKNQQIELDNGLDLEFNMQGAFLRIDG, via the coding sequence ATGAAAAGTCCTATGAAATTTTTAGTGCTCACATTTATTATGTTTTCAGTAAGTTTAACAAGCTTTGCTCAAGATAAAATTATTCCAGCAAGCGAACTGCCAAACGAAATTAAAAGCTATTTAAGTAAGCATTTTCCTAATAACTCAATCCTGCAAGCTCAGGTTGATAAAGAATTATTTTCCACATCTTATGAAGTGATTTTGCAAGATAATTTTAGTTTGGAGTTCGATTCCAAAAACAGAGTGACAGATATTAGCGGAAAATCACAACTGCCAAATAGTGTGATCCCTAAGTCTATTTTAGAGTACGTAAAATCAAATTACCCAAACAACATTATTTTAGACTGGGAATTAGACGATAAAAACCAGCAAATTGAACTGGATAACGGATTAGATTTAGAGTTTAATATGCAAGGAGCGTTTTTAAGAATTGATGGCTAG
- a CDS encoding TM2 domain-containing protein, whose amino-acid sequence MSDEKNFSDNLDDKTDKAKEGAKKAGDKAGEFAQGAKEKAKDFAEEAKETASEFTESAKETFGSGENKKVLAGILAILLGSLGVHKFILGYNKEGIILLVTTLVLGTVTCGFGAGLTYLVGLVEGIIYLTKSDEDFYNTYQVGKKPWF is encoded by the coding sequence ATGTCAGATGAAAAAAATTTTAGTGACAATCTAGACGATAAGACGGATAAAGCTAAAGAAGGCGCTAAAAAAGCGGGTGATAAGGCAGGAGAATTTGCCCAAGGTGCTAAGGAGAAAGCTAAAGATTTTGCTGAAGAAGCTAAGGAAACAGCTTCAGAATTTACCGAAAGTGCAAAGGAAACATTCGGCTCTGGTGAAAATAAAAAAGTGTTAGCAGGTATTTTAGCTATTTTATTAGGCTCTTTAGGGGTGCATAAATTTATTTTAGGGTATAACAAAGAAGGGATTATACTTTTAGTAACAACTCTTGTACTAGGTACTGTTACTTGTGGTTTTGGTGCTGGTCTAACATATCTTGTTGGGTTAGTAGAAGGTATTATTTACTTAACAAAATCTGATGAAGACTTTTATAATACGTACCAGGTAGGTAAAAAACCATGGTTTTAA
- a CDS encoding 3'-5' exonuclease: MIYKLNLENILFLDIETVPEVEHFSDLDETKQVLWEHKSQYQRKDDYTAEEFYPRAGIWAEFGKIVCISVGYFTKQKDGRKFRVTSFYGEEKKILEDFKTLLTSHFNKAKHLLCAHNGKEFDFPYIARRMIINNLKLPEKLNLFGKKPWEVPHLDTLELWKFGDYKNYTSLKLLTNVLGIPSPKDDIDGSEVYKVYYQENEINRIVTYCEKDTIAVAQIFLRLCGEALLSEGEIIHV; this comes from the coding sequence ATGATTTATAAACTAAACTTAGAAAATATCTTATTTCTAGACATTGAAACCGTTCCAGAGGTAGAGCATTTTTCTGATTTAGATGAAACCAAACAAGTCCTTTGGGAGCATAAATCACAATACCAAAGAAAAGACGATTACACTGCCGAAGAATTTTATCCCCGTGCTGGCATCTGGGCAGAGTTTGGAAAAATAGTTTGTATTTCGGTGGGATATTTTACAAAACAAAAAGATGGTAGAAAATTTAGGGTCACCTCTTTTTATGGTGAAGAAAAAAAGATTCTTGAAGACTTTAAAACCCTCCTAACTTCTCATTTTAATAAAGCCAAACACTTACTCTGTGCGCACAACGGCAAAGAATTCGATTTTCCCTATATCGCACGACGTATGATAATTAATAATTTAAAACTTCCAGAAAAACTTAATTTGTTTGGTAAAAAACCTTGGGAAGTACCACATTTAGACACCTTGGAGCTTTGGAAGTTTGGCGACTATAAAAATTATACCTCATTAAAATTATTAACGAACGTTTTAGGCATTCCTTCACCTAAAGACGACATAGATGGAAGCGAAGTTTATAAGGTGTATTATCAAGAAAATGAAATAAACCGTATTGTAACTTACTGCGAAAAAGATACCATTGCAGTCGCTCAAATATTTTTAAGATTATGTGGCGAGGCACTTTTAAGCGAGGGTGAGATTATTCATGTATAA
- a CDS encoding serine hydrolase domain-containing protein, whose protein sequence is MTFLKKIVKWLIILLGLLIVVLYATDTDYLLKAVRTIYLKGHSTAYLEDYKKFDNQVVNNGTPQPWPNHKDYNTIQETESLKQINNTNGTIAYVIIKNDSIWFEKYYDGFDENSKTNSFSMAKSYVSGLMGKAIEDGYIKSLDQPVSDFIPEFSDGLAAKMTVGDLSSMASGTNWDEKYYSPLSITTRAYFDDDLEKVILGLKVVEEPGKAYKYSSGDTQMLAMVIEKATGKKMYDYLTESFWKPLGSENPTLWQVDSEANDLVKAYCCIASNAKDFARFGKLYKDHGKWNGKPILDSTFVAKSLTPRFPESPEYGYGWWLKDIGKKHFFMMRGHLGQYVFVEPKDNIIIVRLGHSKGPGDAIASFTPDIQTYIEEAYSMLGYDL, encoded by the coding sequence ATGACATTCTTAAAAAAAATTGTAAAGTGGCTTATAATCCTATTGGGTTTATTAATTGTAGTGCTTTACGCTACCGATACCGATTACTTACTTAAAGCCGTAAGAACCATTTATCTTAAAGGGCACTCTACAGCCTATTTAGAAGATTATAAAAAGTTCGATAACCAAGTGGTTAACAATGGCACGCCACAACCCTGGCCCAATCATAAAGATTACAATACAATTCAGGAAACCGAAAGTTTAAAACAAATTAATAACACCAACGGTACTATTGCTTATGTCATTATTAAGAACGACAGCATTTGGTTTGAAAAGTACTATGATGGATTTGATGAAAACTCTAAAACCAATTCGTTTTCAATGGCTAAAAGCTATGTTTCTGGTCTTATGGGCAAAGCTATTGAAGACGGGTATATAAAAAGTTTAGACCAGCCAGTAAGCGATTTTATTCCAGAATTTAGCGACGGGCTTGCTGCAAAAATGACAGTGGGGGATTTATCATCTATGGCATCTGGAACCAATTGGGACGAGAAATATTATTCGCCCTTATCCATTACAACACGTGCTTATTTTGACGACGATTTAGAAAAAGTTATTCTAGGCTTAAAAGTTGTTGAAGAACCAGGCAAAGCTTATAAATATTCTAGTGGCGATACACAAATGCTCGCTATGGTTATTGAAAAAGCTACAGGAAAAAAGATGTATGACTACCTAACCGAGAGTTTTTGGAAACCTTTAGGTAGTGAAAACCCAACACTTTGGCAAGTTGATAGTGAAGCCAACGATTTGGTTAAAGCTTACTGTTGTATTGCTAGTAATGCTAAAGATTTTGCGCGTTTTGGAAAACTTTATAAAGACCATGGCAAATGGAACGGTAAACCAATATTAGATTCCACTTTCGTAGCAAAATCCTTAACACCTCGTTTTCCTGAAAGTCCGGAGTACGGTTATGGTTGGTGGTTGAAAGACATAGGAAAAAAACATTTTTTTATGATGCGTGGACACCTCGGTCAGTATGTTTTTGTGGAGCCTAAAGACAATATTATTATTGTGCGACTTGGGCACTCTAAAGGGCCAGGAGATGCCATTGCATCGTTTACACCAGATATCCAAACGTATATTGAAGAAGCATATAGTATGTTAGGTTATGATTTATAA
- a CDS encoding PaaI family thioesterase has product MYKTVTKIAKRYFTDAQIYKYGFNWSPMYRRTTGRVIEVSEDGYYVKIKIPLSLKNKNYMGSIFGGSLFSATDPIYMIQLINILKDDYVVWDKEATIRYKRPAKETVFTEFIFTQTDIEHIKQSVAKNGEMDMVKNTNIVTKDGLVIAELSKTIYVANTAYYKLKRKSKLAAKLASTH; this is encoded by the coding sequence ATGTACAAAACAGTTACTAAAATCGCAAAACGGTATTTTACCGATGCCCAAATATATAAATACGGCTTTAATTGGTCGCCAATGTACAGACGCACAACAGGCAGAGTTATTGAGGTGTCTGAAGACGGGTATTATGTTAAAATAAAAATTCCCTTAAGTCTAAAAAACAAGAATTATATGGGGAGTATTTTTGGAGGTAGTTTATTTTCGGCAACCGACCCGATTTATATGATTCAACTCATAAATATATTAAAAGACGATTATGTAGTTTGGGATAAAGAGGCCACCATACGATACAAGCGTCCCGCAAAAGAAACCGTGTTTACAGAATTTATTTTTACCCAAACAGATATAGAGCATATTAAACAAAGCGTTGCCAAAAATGGAGAAATGGATATGGTTAAAAATACAAACATTGTTACTAAAGATGGCTTGGTAATCGCAGAGCTTAGTAAAACTATTTATGTTGCAAATACGGCTTATTATAAATTAAAGCGCAAAAGTAAACTGGCAGCTAAATTAGCATCAACCCATTAA